A single Pieris rapae chromosome 2, ilPieRapa1.1, whole genome shotgun sequence DNA region contains:
- the LOC110991810 gene encoding uncharacterized protein LOC110991810 isoform X1, whose translation MAYLNKKKRYKFGVQICLEELTEVPFVSAVLFAKVRLDGGNFVDYSSREEVREHAVRWNSTFSFVCKMYANANTGVLEPAKLRVSVRKECKGGRSYQKLGFCDMNLAELAGSGETTRRCLLEGYDNKSRQRQDNSVLRIRIKMNMISGDPLFKVPESKQEVSEGRSAGTPDSGADTAPTADDDCASSTASSGFGSLTKKHNYEGSHNQPLSSLPSCDLPSPDNEEPPTTLPDCPGLTVVSGSCAECHQQPHTHSRNSSNTSGDMSSKVMLASGYGSSVSAASAHSRQSSEGDSAPDRPHHNSVRVERTTRTTTTVYVPRCKHAGLAKLVIERTLTDTSDLYLSPPSDISDPYLTPNATLTAQPDVIPRHVIHSPPSEEYKTPDSTIHDDSFTMPTYFDQKRRAASIISSVVEPLTNFQVLKQKSLNTIPALIEKNKKNEELFTNFPFLTPLAHRKNSLVANRLSGCIEDEFYCIPSEPEDLTEKIDVRHRFRSVSNRALNEQMTSTPKSEVELLRHSVAVCARNPSSGSLTASASESGSLERARAALERRKRVAVPPVQDDTQHAVSCRVENTRVNPKSLIEEIISATDLKQAVEDPAETSGLQLFITPEGTAELGSRQRARQLARRDYQRVVLHPHPRPHPRDHSQRCESATLRAQCKPDT comes from the exons AGAGGAGGTCCGAGAGCACGCAGTTCGGTGGAATTCAACGTTCTCGTTCGTATGCAAGATGTACGCAAATGCGAACACGGGTGTGTTGGAGCCGGCTAAACTACGAGTCTCTGTACGGAAAGAGTGTAAAG GCGGTCGTTCATACCAGAAGCTGGGCTTCTGCGACATGAACCTCGCAGAGTTGGCGGGTTCTGGAGAAACGACACGGCGGTGTCTACTAGAAGGTTACGACAATAAGTCCCGGCAGCGGCAGGATAACTCTGTTCTTAGGATACGCATCAAGATGAATATGATTTCGGGAGACCCTCTGTTTAAAGT acctGAAAGCAAACAAGAAGTGTCAGAAGGCAGATCGGCGGGGACTCCGGACAGCGGAGCGGATACAGCGCCAACGGCAGACGATGACTGCGCCTCGTCAACTGCCAGCTCGGGCTTCGGATCATTGACTAAGAAGCACAATTATG AGGGTAGCCACAATCAGCCGTTATCATCCCTTCCATCGTGCGATCTACCTTCGCCTGATAACGAGGAACCGCCCACAACACTTCCAGATTGTCctg gTTTAACCGTAGTATCGGGATCATGCGCCGAATGTCATCAACAGCCGCACACACACTCTCGCAACTCGTCCAACACTTCGGGAGACATGAGCAGCAAGGTAATGCTG GCATCAGGGTATGGGAGTTCCGTGTCGGCTGCGTCTGCTCACTCGAGGCAAAGCTCCGAAGGTGATTCCGCACCTGACAGACCACATCACAATAG CGTGCGCGTGGAACGAACTACGAGGACGACGACCACCGTATACGTGCCGCGGTGCAAGCACGCGGGCCTCGCCAAGCTGGTCATAGAACGGACCCTCACTGACACCTCTGACCTGTACCTCTCCCCTCCCTCTGACATCTCCGATCCCTATCTCACCCCCAACGCGACTCTCACGGCACAGCCTGACGTCATACCGAGGCATGTCATCCATTCCCCCCCTAGCGAAGAGTACAAAACCCCAGACAGCACAATCCACGACGATTCATTCACGATGCCCACGTACTTCGATCAGAAGAGGCGTGCTGCATCGATAATATCGTCAGTAGTAGAACCGCTCACCAACTTCCAAGTTCTCAAACAGAAGTCGCTCAACACGATTCCAGCTTTAATAGAGAAGAACAAAAAGAATGAGGAGCTGTTCACGAACTTTCCCTTCCTAACGCCTCTCGCGCATAGAAAGAACTCTCTGGTCGCAAACAGGCTCTCCGGTTGCATAGAAGATGAGTTCTATTGCATTCCATCTGAGCCCGAGGATCTGACGGAGAAGATAGACGTGAGGCATAGGTTTAGGAGCGTCTCCAACCGGGCGCTAAATGAGCAGATGACGTCTACCCCAAAGTCAGAGGTGGAACTTCTAAGGCACAGTGTCGCCGTATGCGCAAG AAATCCATCTTCGGGGTCATTGACCGCATCTGCGTCTGAGTCGGGTTCGTTAGAGAGGGCGCGTGCCGCACTCGAGAGACGGAAAAGAGTCGCCGTGCCGCCCGTACAAGACGATACACAg CATGCGGTATCGTGTCGCGTGGAGAACACCCGTGTGAACCCTAAGTCGCTGATCGAGGAGATCATCTCCGCTACCGATCTCAAACAGGCTGTAGAGGATCCGGCCGAga CTTCCGGTCTCCAACTGTTCATAACCCCGGAAGGAACGGCGGAACTTGGTTCGAGGCAGCGTGCAAGACAACTTGCGAGACGAGATTACCAACGTGTTGTGTTACACCCCCATCCCAGACCACACCCGAGGGACCACAG CCAACGGTGTGAAAGTGCGACTCTGCGCGCGCAATGCAAACCTGACACTTGA
- the LOC110991810 gene encoding uncharacterized protein LOC110991810 isoform X3 yields MAYLNKKKRYKFGVQICLEELTEVPFVSAVLFAKVRLDGGNFVDYSSREEVREHAVRWNSTFSFVCKMYANANTGVLEPAKLRVSVRKECKGGRSYQKLGFCDMNLAELAGSGETTRRCLLEGYDNKSRQRQDNSVLRIRIKMNMISGDPLFKVPESKQEVSEGRSAGTPDSGADTAPTADDDCASSTASSGFGSLTKKHNYEGSHNQPLSSLPSCDLPSPDNEEPPTTLPDCPGLTVVSGSCAECHQQPHTHSRNSSNTSGDMSSKVMLASGYGSSVSAASAHSRQSSEGDSAPDRPHHNSVRVERTTRTTTTVYVPRCKHAGLAKLVIERTLTDTSDLYLSPPSDISDPYLTPNATLTAQPDVIPRHVIHSPPSEEYKTPDSTIHDDSFTMPTYFDQKRRAASIISSVVEPLTNFQVLKQKSLNTIPALIEKNKKNEELFTNFPFLTPLAHRKNSLVANRLSGCIEDEFYCIPSEPEDLTEKIDVRHRFRSVSNRALNEQMTSTPKSEVELLRHSVAVCARNPSSGSLTASASESGSLERARAALERRKRVAVPPVQDDTQHAVSCRVENTRVNPKSLIEEIISATDLKQAVEDPAETSGLQLFITPEGTAELGSRQRARQLARRDYQRVVLHPHPRPHPRDHR; encoded by the exons AGAGGAGGTCCGAGAGCACGCAGTTCGGTGGAATTCAACGTTCTCGTTCGTATGCAAGATGTACGCAAATGCGAACACGGGTGTGTTGGAGCCGGCTAAACTACGAGTCTCTGTACGGAAAGAGTGTAAAG GCGGTCGTTCATACCAGAAGCTGGGCTTCTGCGACATGAACCTCGCAGAGTTGGCGGGTTCTGGAGAAACGACACGGCGGTGTCTACTAGAAGGTTACGACAATAAGTCCCGGCAGCGGCAGGATAACTCTGTTCTTAGGATACGCATCAAGATGAATATGATTTCGGGAGACCCTCTGTTTAAAGT acctGAAAGCAAACAAGAAGTGTCAGAAGGCAGATCGGCGGGGACTCCGGACAGCGGAGCGGATACAGCGCCAACGGCAGACGATGACTGCGCCTCGTCAACTGCCAGCTCGGGCTTCGGATCATTGACTAAGAAGCACAATTATG AGGGTAGCCACAATCAGCCGTTATCATCCCTTCCATCGTGCGATCTACCTTCGCCTGATAACGAGGAACCGCCCACAACACTTCCAGATTGTCctg gTTTAACCGTAGTATCGGGATCATGCGCCGAATGTCATCAACAGCCGCACACACACTCTCGCAACTCGTCCAACACTTCGGGAGACATGAGCAGCAAGGTAATGCTG GCATCAGGGTATGGGAGTTCCGTGTCGGCTGCGTCTGCTCACTCGAGGCAAAGCTCCGAAGGTGATTCCGCACCTGACAGACCACATCACAATAG CGTGCGCGTGGAACGAACTACGAGGACGACGACCACCGTATACGTGCCGCGGTGCAAGCACGCGGGCCTCGCCAAGCTGGTCATAGAACGGACCCTCACTGACACCTCTGACCTGTACCTCTCCCCTCCCTCTGACATCTCCGATCCCTATCTCACCCCCAACGCGACTCTCACGGCACAGCCTGACGTCATACCGAGGCATGTCATCCATTCCCCCCCTAGCGAAGAGTACAAAACCCCAGACAGCACAATCCACGACGATTCATTCACGATGCCCACGTACTTCGATCAGAAGAGGCGTGCTGCATCGATAATATCGTCAGTAGTAGAACCGCTCACCAACTTCCAAGTTCTCAAACAGAAGTCGCTCAACACGATTCCAGCTTTAATAGAGAAGAACAAAAAGAATGAGGAGCTGTTCACGAACTTTCCCTTCCTAACGCCTCTCGCGCATAGAAAGAACTCTCTGGTCGCAAACAGGCTCTCCGGTTGCATAGAAGATGAGTTCTATTGCATTCCATCTGAGCCCGAGGATCTGACGGAGAAGATAGACGTGAGGCATAGGTTTAGGAGCGTCTCCAACCGGGCGCTAAATGAGCAGATGACGTCTACCCCAAAGTCAGAGGTGGAACTTCTAAGGCACAGTGTCGCCGTATGCGCAAG AAATCCATCTTCGGGGTCATTGACCGCATCTGCGTCTGAGTCGGGTTCGTTAGAGAGGGCGCGTGCCGCACTCGAGAGACGGAAAAGAGTCGCCGTGCCGCCCGTACAAGACGATACACAg CATGCGGTATCGTGTCGCGTGGAGAACACCCGTGTGAACCCTAAGTCGCTGATCGAGGAGATCATCTCCGCTACCGATCTCAAACAGGCTGTAGAGGATCCGGCCGAga CTTCCGGTCTCCAACTGTTCATAACCCCGGAAGGAACGGCGGAACTTGGTTCGAGGCAGCGTGCAAGACAACTTGCGAGACGAGATTACCAACGTGTTGTGTTACACCCCCATCCCAGACCACACCCGAGGGACCACAG GTAG
- the LOC110991810 gene encoding protein FAM102A isoform X4: MAYLNKKKRYKFGVQICLEELTEVPFVSAVLFAKVRLDGGNFVDYSSREEVREHAVRWNSTFSFVCKMYANANTGVLEPAKLRVSVRKECKGGRSYQKLGFCDMNLAELAGSGETTRRCLLEGYDNKSRQRQDNSVLRIRIKMNMISGDPLFKVPESKQEVSEGRSAGTPDSGADTAPTADDDCASSTASSGFGSLTKKHNYEGSHNQPLSSLPSCDLPSPDNEEPPTTLPDCPGLTVVSGSCAECHQQPHTHSRNSSNTSGDMSSKVMLASGYGSSVSAASAHSRQSSEGDSAPDRPHHNRRECGAEAGRACASCGACTLQHRPSATLNPSSGSLTASASESGSLERARAALERRKRVAVPPVQDDTQHAVSCRVENTRVNPKSLIEEIISATDLKQAVEDPAETSGLQLFITPEGTAELGSRQRARQLARRDYQRVVLHPHPRPHPRDHSQRCESATLRAQCKPDT, from the exons AGAGGAGGTCCGAGAGCACGCAGTTCGGTGGAATTCAACGTTCTCGTTCGTATGCAAGATGTACGCAAATGCGAACACGGGTGTGTTGGAGCCGGCTAAACTACGAGTCTCTGTACGGAAAGAGTGTAAAG GCGGTCGTTCATACCAGAAGCTGGGCTTCTGCGACATGAACCTCGCAGAGTTGGCGGGTTCTGGAGAAACGACACGGCGGTGTCTACTAGAAGGTTACGACAATAAGTCCCGGCAGCGGCAGGATAACTCTGTTCTTAGGATACGCATCAAGATGAATATGATTTCGGGAGACCCTCTGTTTAAAGT acctGAAAGCAAACAAGAAGTGTCAGAAGGCAGATCGGCGGGGACTCCGGACAGCGGAGCGGATACAGCGCCAACGGCAGACGATGACTGCGCCTCGTCAACTGCCAGCTCGGGCTTCGGATCATTGACTAAGAAGCACAATTATG AGGGTAGCCACAATCAGCCGTTATCATCCCTTCCATCGTGCGATCTACCTTCGCCTGATAACGAGGAACCGCCCACAACACTTCCAGATTGTCctg gTTTAACCGTAGTATCGGGATCATGCGCCGAATGTCATCAACAGCCGCACACACACTCTCGCAACTCGTCCAACACTTCGGGAGACATGAGCAGCAAGGTAATGCTG GCATCAGGGTATGGGAGTTCCGTGTCGGCTGCGTCTGCTCACTCGAGGCAAAGCTCCGAAGGTGATTCCGCACCTGACAGACCACATCACAATAG ACGCGAGTGCGGCGCGGAAGCGGGACGTGCGTGTGCGTCGTGCGGTGCCTGCACACTGCAGCACAGGCCATCTGCCACATT AAATCCATCTTCGGGGTCATTGACCGCATCTGCGTCTGAGTCGGGTTCGTTAGAGAGGGCGCGTGCCGCACTCGAGAGACGGAAAAGAGTCGCCGTGCCGCCCGTACAAGACGATACACAg CATGCGGTATCGTGTCGCGTGGAGAACACCCGTGTGAACCCTAAGTCGCTGATCGAGGAGATCATCTCCGCTACCGATCTCAAACAGGCTGTAGAGGATCCGGCCGAga CTTCCGGTCTCCAACTGTTCATAACCCCGGAAGGAACGGCGGAACTTGGTTCGAGGCAGCGTGCAAGACAACTTGCGAGACGAGATTACCAACGTGTTGTGTTACACCCCCATCCCAGACCACACCCGAGGGACCACAG CCAACGGTGTGAAAGTGCGACTCTGCGCGCGCAATGCAAACCTGACACTTGA
- the LOC110991810 gene encoding uncharacterized protein LOC110991810 isoform X2, which yields MAYLNKKKRYKFGVQICLEELTEVPFVSAVLFAKVRLDGGNFVDYSSREEVREHAVRWNSTFSFVCKMYANANTGVLEPAKLRVSVRKECKGGRSYQKLGFCDMNLAELAGSGETTRRCLLEGYDNKSRQRQDNSVLRIRIKMNMISGDPLFKVPESKQEVSEGRSAGTPDSGADTAPTADDDCASSTASSGFGSLTKKHNYEGSHNQPLSSLPSCDLPSPDNEEPPTTLPDCPGLTVVSGSCAECHQQPHTHSRNSSNTSGDMSSKASGYGSSVSAASAHSRQSSEGDSAPDRPHHNSVRVERTTRTTTTVYVPRCKHAGLAKLVIERTLTDTSDLYLSPPSDISDPYLTPNATLTAQPDVIPRHVIHSPPSEEYKTPDSTIHDDSFTMPTYFDQKRRAASIISSVVEPLTNFQVLKQKSLNTIPALIEKNKKNEELFTNFPFLTPLAHRKNSLVANRLSGCIEDEFYCIPSEPEDLTEKIDVRHRFRSVSNRALNEQMTSTPKSEVELLRHSVAVCARNPSSGSLTASASESGSLERARAALERRKRVAVPPVQDDTQHAVSCRVENTRVNPKSLIEEIISATDLKQAVEDPAETSGLQLFITPEGTAELGSRQRARQLARRDYQRVVLHPHPRPHPRDHSQRCESATLRAQCKPDT from the exons AGAGGAGGTCCGAGAGCACGCAGTTCGGTGGAATTCAACGTTCTCGTTCGTATGCAAGATGTACGCAAATGCGAACACGGGTGTGTTGGAGCCGGCTAAACTACGAGTCTCTGTACGGAAAGAGTGTAAAG GCGGTCGTTCATACCAGAAGCTGGGCTTCTGCGACATGAACCTCGCAGAGTTGGCGGGTTCTGGAGAAACGACACGGCGGTGTCTACTAGAAGGTTACGACAATAAGTCCCGGCAGCGGCAGGATAACTCTGTTCTTAGGATACGCATCAAGATGAATATGATTTCGGGAGACCCTCTGTTTAAAGT acctGAAAGCAAACAAGAAGTGTCAGAAGGCAGATCGGCGGGGACTCCGGACAGCGGAGCGGATACAGCGCCAACGGCAGACGATGACTGCGCCTCGTCAACTGCCAGCTCGGGCTTCGGATCATTGACTAAGAAGCACAATTATG AGGGTAGCCACAATCAGCCGTTATCATCCCTTCCATCGTGCGATCTACCTTCGCCTGATAACGAGGAACCGCCCACAACACTTCCAGATTGTCctg gTTTAACCGTAGTATCGGGATCATGCGCCGAATGTCATCAACAGCCGCACACACACTCTCGCAACTCGTCCAACACTTCGGGAGACATGAGCAGCAAG GCATCAGGGTATGGGAGTTCCGTGTCGGCTGCGTCTGCTCACTCGAGGCAAAGCTCCGAAGGTGATTCCGCACCTGACAGACCACATCACAATAG CGTGCGCGTGGAACGAACTACGAGGACGACGACCACCGTATACGTGCCGCGGTGCAAGCACGCGGGCCTCGCCAAGCTGGTCATAGAACGGACCCTCACTGACACCTCTGACCTGTACCTCTCCCCTCCCTCTGACATCTCCGATCCCTATCTCACCCCCAACGCGACTCTCACGGCACAGCCTGACGTCATACCGAGGCATGTCATCCATTCCCCCCCTAGCGAAGAGTACAAAACCCCAGACAGCACAATCCACGACGATTCATTCACGATGCCCACGTACTTCGATCAGAAGAGGCGTGCTGCATCGATAATATCGTCAGTAGTAGAACCGCTCACCAACTTCCAAGTTCTCAAACAGAAGTCGCTCAACACGATTCCAGCTTTAATAGAGAAGAACAAAAAGAATGAGGAGCTGTTCACGAACTTTCCCTTCCTAACGCCTCTCGCGCATAGAAAGAACTCTCTGGTCGCAAACAGGCTCTCCGGTTGCATAGAAGATGAGTTCTATTGCATTCCATCTGAGCCCGAGGATCTGACGGAGAAGATAGACGTGAGGCATAGGTTTAGGAGCGTCTCCAACCGGGCGCTAAATGAGCAGATGACGTCTACCCCAAAGTCAGAGGTGGAACTTCTAAGGCACAGTGTCGCCGTATGCGCAAG AAATCCATCTTCGGGGTCATTGACCGCATCTGCGTCTGAGTCGGGTTCGTTAGAGAGGGCGCGTGCCGCACTCGAGAGACGGAAAAGAGTCGCCGTGCCGCCCGTACAAGACGATACACAg CATGCGGTATCGTGTCGCGTGGAGAACACCCGTGTGAACCCTAAGTCGCTGATCGAGGAGATCATCTCCGCTACCGATCTCAAACAGGCTGTAGAGGATCCGGCCGAga CTTCCGGTCTCCAACTGTTCATAACCCCGGAAGGAACGGCGGAACTTGGTTCGAGGCAGCGTGCAAGACAACTTGCGAGACGAGATTACCAACGTGTTGTGTTACACCCCCATCCCAGACCACACCCGAGGGACCACAG CCAACGGTGTGAAAGTGCGACTCTGCGCGCGCAATGCAAACCTGACACTTGA